The Candidatus Synechococcus calcipolaris G9 nucleotide sequence GTATGCTGCATTTTTATCAGTTCTATGGGTAAAGCCTTGCAGCGGTAGATCATGAATCATCATTAACAGTGCAATATTAAGGGCACTTCGATTAATCGGTTTTTCACCGTTTAGGGTCAAAACTTGTTGAGTCTCTTTTAAACAGTCCTAGATGTAGTAAAGTCAAGCTCCAAGAAAAATTTCTTCTCGATGAAATCGGAGAAAGTCGGGTTCAGGTTGAAACTTTTCTGGTAGACGCAGTTGATTACCAACGTAGGCAACAAAGTTATATTCCAACGTTTCTTCAGGCAAAAACTTTTGAAGATAGAGGCTTAGAACCAGTTTATAGTTTTCATCAAAGGTAATCAGTCCCTGATCAAAGGCA carries:
- a CDS encoding HNH endonuclease, encoding MGVPWFTGFLEAKCPNTLLTCNIIPWREQSEHRLNPQNGLCLARTHKAAFDQGLITFDENYKLVLSLYLQKFLPEETLEYNFVAYVGNQLRLPEKFQPEPDFLRFHREEIFLGA